One Solanum lycopersicum chromosome 2, SLM_r2.1 genomic region harbors:
- the LOC101259500 gene encoding uncharacterized protein codes for MFQILTATFANAQLQERCNGHFPIVKPYFHNYKLLFSLSAQIPSHSITLHKNFSTPVTLKIKLYCNFLDSSSMETPSSTRRVTRSQALAAANSANKIPLSTKKMEDSEKKTVAKSRNRTGKQSALIDITNDSPIVGLAMGNLGTPSSEMSKKRTMSQAKYLSTPGSGEDLLRGQVKTLLQKVEEEAVLSKISLENRPFLHLKGIVNSPMGLLAPTPANTPLMDFSVNELPAVTASPVEDKFVISQMINEMFEGGKQGNLECEKSYLTRSLLLDFYEKPEGSEQSSVCSSVMTYLGCEVESKEKTTPSDDDSASVWSIQVNASTKDEEEEEELEGGLEEVEEDEYDEIEEDGSEVDDLCEAISKINVNFEGKHTRFVYNSDDELEGAEECNVVEAASSPGVLHLKGLPTPKGKHLRFPEEEH; via the exons ATGTTTCAAATCCTAACGGCTACTTTTGCTAACGCGCAGTTACAAGAACGTTGTAACGGTCACTTTCCCATCGTCAAACCCTATTTCCACAACTATAAACTCCTCTTCTCTCTCTCTGCCCAAATCCCATCTCATTCTATTACTCTGCATAAGAATTTCAGTACACCAGTGACCCTTAAAATCAAACTCTACTGCAATTTTCTTGATTCTTCATCAATGGAGACTCCATCATCAACAAGAAGGGTGACAAGATCACAAGCCTTGGCTGCGGCTAACAGTGCTAACAAGATACCTCTGTCAACTA AGAAAATGGAAGATTCTGAGAAGAAAACAGTGGCAAAATCAAGAAACAGAACTGGGAAACAATCAGCATTGATTGATATAACGAATGACTCTCCCATTGTTGGTCTTGCTATGGGGAATTTGGGGACCCCATCTTCAGAGATGTCCAAGAAAAGGACTATGAGTCAAGCCAAATACTTGAGTACGCCTGGATCTGGCGAGGATTTATTGAGGGGACAAGTTAAGACATTGTTGCAAAAGGTTGAAGAAGAAGCTGTGCTCTCGAAGATTTCGCTGGAAAATAGGCCTTTCCTTCATCTTAAAGGAATTGTCAACTCTCCCATGGGTCTTCTTGCCCCAACTCCTGCAAATACACCTCTTATGGATTTCTCTGTAAATGAGTTGCCTGCTGTTACTGCATCCCCTGTTGAAGACAAGTTTGTCATTTCTCAG ATGATCAATGAGATGTTTGAAGGGGGTAAACAGGGGAATCTTGAATGTGAGAAAAGTTACTTAACAAGATCACTACTGCTGGATTTTTATGAGAAACCAGAAGGCTCGGAACAATCTTCTGTGTGTTCCTCTGTGATGACATACCTAGGATGTGAGGTTGAAAGCAAGGAGAAGACGACCCCTTCAGACGACGACAGTGCATCTGTGTGGTCAATTCAGGTGAATGCAAGTActaaagatgaagaagaagaagaagagttagAAGGAGGACTtgaagaagttgaagaagacgaatatgatgaaattgaagaggatGGAAGTGAAGTTGACGATCTGTGTGAAGCGATTAGCAAGATCAATGTGAACTTTGAGGGGAAGCATACACGCTTTGTGTACAATAGTGATGATGAGCTTGAAGGTGCTGAAGAGTGCAATGTTGTTGAGGCTGCATCATCACCAGGTGTCTTGCACTTGAAGGGGTTGCCAACTCCGAAAGGGAAGCATCTTCGCTTCCCTGAAGAAGAACACTGA